A stretch of Henckelia pumila isolate YLH828 chromosome 4, ASM3356847v2, whole genome shotgun sequence DNA encodes these proteins:
- the LOC140861506 gene encoding uncharacterized protein encodes MDNAFTSIENSRPSIIKPTIAANHFEIKPAIIQMVQNTVQFGGMTIDDTYAHLENFLEICDTFKMQGVIDDAIRLRLFPFYLRDKAKAWLTNLPAGTLYEAWERYKDLLRRCPHHQLPDDLVVQTFYYGLPHSNRTMLDAAAGGNLLRKSPEDGYELIEEMTSSSYQPQSERSAARRPTGMHQVDGIHLSSSSA; translated from the exons ATGGATAACGCTTTTACATCCATCGAAAATTCCAGACCAAGCATCATCAAGCCAACCATCGCAGCCAATCATTTTGAGATAAAACCTGCCATCATTCAAATGGTGCAAAACACAGTCCAATTTGGTGGGATGACAATCGATGATACATATGCTCACCTGGAGAATTTTCTAGAAATCTGTGATACTTTCAAGATGCAGGGAGTTATTGATGACGCTATTCGTTTGCGTTTATTCCCTTTTTATTTAAGAGATAAAGCTAAAGCATGGCTAACAAATCTACCTGCAG GAACACTATATGAAGCTTGGGAGCGCTACAAAGATCTATTGAGGAGATGCCCACACCACCAATTACCAGACGAtcttgtggtacaaactttttattatGGTCTTCCTCACTCTAATCGTACCATGCTAGATGCAGCTGCAGGTGGTAATTTATTACGCAAATCACCAGAAGATGGATATGAGTTAATTGAGGAGATGACATCTAGTAGCTATCAACCTCAGTCTGAGAGAAGTGCAGCCAGGAGACCCACAGGAATGCATCAAGTGGATGGCATTCACCTCAGTAGCAGCTCAGCTTGA